The Salvelinus fontinalis isolate EN_2023a chromosome 34, ASM2944872v1, whole genome shotgun sequence region TAAATCATATTTATATATTACACTAAATTGTGGCATGTTTTATATGATGGAACTTTAGATTTGAATGTGTGTACAAACAGTATGGGTGATGTTGGGTTTTAATTACATTGTGATCTATGAATTatgcattatttatttttttatactatTTGTGTAGGCCTACTGCTGTTATTTATCTGCTTACTTTATTTTCTGTTGCAACAGATGTAAGACATtaaagagagagaacataatgctcAGATGTTTCCATGTTTTTGTAGTATTATACAGCGTACACGGTTATGGGCAAATAATATTTCTATGAATTTCTTCACTCTAAATTGTATCTGTTTTCAAGATTTCTTGAGTGTAACAGCATCCATGATTTTATTCACAATATCAAATTTGATGAAAGTTATTCAATGTTCCTTGCTATacctgggatccttgggacgacacccccattgaagttgaaacgCATaatggttagggtaagggttaaggttattaTCCCAAGGAGCTCACATAGAACTAACCGGATATTGAATACTGCAGCACACATCCTGCATGTCCTGCTTGCTCATTTGCTTCTTTTGAACGGGGGTGGGTGCTTTGTTTATGAGAGAACGAACAACGTAGGCCCTGATTGGTAATAGTCATTGTCAACGTTTCTCTTTACAATAGGACCGCCTTTTACTGTTTGTTCTCGTGATAATTGAAATTATGAAACAGGAGACATTTTGGTTCTTGTAACAGGGACGTATCTTGAATTCAAAGCATGAACATATGAGCCACAATGGTAAATATGCGTAGAATCGTTTCTGTATTGACGTTCTAGAGCCAGCGATGGCAACGGAGAAAATAAACGACGTATTCAAAGTTGCAAGTCAGTTCATCAACATAAATGACTCTTTTCGTACCTCCTAGTACTGGCTTGCGAACGAGGATAATTTTGAAGAGAGAAACACCAAAATAAATCTTCCACATGAGTCGGTGAACATGGACGGGTGGAGTCCAATTGTTGCAACAGCTTCTGACGATGAACGTTCAAGCTCCGAGGGTGAATACACAGTGGACACTGGACCAAAAGAAGCGGAAGAGAAAGAGGGTGAACTAAAGATAAATGATGAGAGCATGGATGGAGGTGCTGCTGAGGGATTTGGGATAACTGGCTTTGGAGAGGGCACCGTGAGATTGAGTTGTACAGGACAGACCGCTGAACAAGAACTTCGGTACCTCCACTTGCTATGGGAACCCAGTCGAGTTGGATCAGGGTCGGGTGTGGCGAGCAGCAAACCCGGGAAGGTGACAGGGTGTAGAGCGAGGCGACAAGGGAGAGCCCGGCGAAATGTGGGGCCCATTGGAAAAGATATTTATGGTACAGAAATTCCACACTCAAAATTGGAGAAAAAAATCATGAGGTGTGAATAGTGTTAAAGCTGTGTGAATGTTGCGGAGGGACGGGATGTCATGCAAGGCATCTGCCTATGGCTGCTGAACTTTGACAAAAGTATCATCAGTATGCATTATACTAGCCAGTACATCAGACGGTGATAGGCATGTCAACACTCAAAGCACAGAGTTTAGCATTCTACCTGATGTTTACCTAACCTTTGGCTTGTTTGTTCATTCTCTCTAGCGGTGAAGAGGTTCCGAGAGGCTGCCAATGGCAACGACATTGATACAGGTAGGCACTGAAGATAACTATTGGAACATCAACTATTGTGAGACTTAACAAGACTATGGTATCCTTTTCGGGTGTTTAACGTTTCTGTCTCTTTTTTTATCCAGTGCGCAGGCTTCTTCTAGAAGACATAGACCCTTGTGCAGCAGATGACAAAGGAAGAACAGCCCTCCACTTCTCCTCCTGTAATGGCAACGAGAGCATCGGTAAGTCAAACTGAGAAGTGCAAGGGGCTCATGATTCATTACTCAACAGTAATGACATTGTTATGAACTAATAATAGTTACAGCAGCATTACTGTGAACAAATGATTAAATCGTCCCCTTCCTTCCAGTGCAACTTCTTCTGAGCTACGGCGCTGATCCTAACCAGCGGGATGGCCTTGGGAACACCCCTCTCCATCTGGGTAAGAACAACACATGGCACTGAAAGTATAGCATTTAGTTCAGGGATGTACAACATTGCTACTTTAGATCCCGATGGTAGAAAAGTAAAagatgaacattttattttgatttaaCTTTTCCATGTCTGAAAAATTTATATTTTCCACAATCTTTCCACTTCTGCACCTTTCTCTGCAGCGGCCTGTACCAACCACGTGCCTGTAATCACCACATTGCTGAGAGGAGGTGAGATGCCATACGGTATGAacacacatagacatacatacttgtACACCTGCTAACTTGTTAATTTTGTTTTTCTGTTCAGGAGCACGTGTGGATGCCCTAGACCGAGCAGGAAGGACCCCCCTGCACCTGGCACGCTCCAAACTCAACATCCTGCAGGATGGAGACTCGAGGAGTATAGAAACTCTTAGAGGGGAGGTCACACAGGTAATAAGGGGTTATTACAACAGCACTATGTAAACATTAGTATACCAACAATTATTTGTGCAGTCTgaaattctctctctccatggctcTGTAGATCATTCAGATGCTGAGGGAGTACCTGAATGTGATGGGACAGAGTGAGGCCAGAGAGAGACTGGATCATATCTCAACACAGCTGCAGCACACACGCACCAAAGAACAGGTGAGACATTTGTGtttaactcactctctctcacacacacacctgtttttTTTGGCATTGAACCAAATGGTAACACAACCAATTGGTATCATTCTTATTGCAAGAATTAATGAGTCTTCATTGGTGACAATTATGGCTTCTCTTCTGTTTCAGGTTGATGAGGTAACCGACTTGCTGGCCAGCTTCACGTCACTCAGTCTACAGAAGCAGAATTTGGGGGATAGGTAGAGGGGGCTCTCTTTGTGGATACATTCTTCTGTTTACGGCGGGGTAATGGGAATACTACTGTGATAAAGTAAATAAAAAAGATCTTTATGAACTCATTACCCTTGACTGTTGTGTTGGTCTTCCTCTCAGCATCTTTGTGTCACTGCCTTTTTTCTGTTGCCTTGCATGTGTTGTACATGAAtgtttactgtaaaaaaaaaaaaaaatcatggtCATTGTTGTAAATGGTTGTAACAATCTGAGTTAATCGATTAATAAAATGTTTGGAAATATTTGTTGCCTCTGCTTTATAAGAAAAGACGGTGTAACATCAATATGCATTGTCAGTTAATGTAGTTATCATTATCCATTCATATAATTAATACATGAAAAGTAATTGTTACATATTGGTTACAATATCTTCAAATTAATAGACGCAATGTATATTTCCAGCCAATTGACATTGTGCACTACAATAACGTACACGATTTCATTGTTCTGATTCGCTACATCACAGTCAAGTCCCTCCCCCTGCCGACACGCATCGTTGTAGACTGATATCAAAGATGGCGACTGGAACCGCGTAAATTGGTGAATCCGGAGAGGTAGTAAAATTACATATAATTGTACATTTCTTCTCTTTGCGACAGTAAAATTCACATATTCTCACCTCAGCATGCTAAACAGAATTTATGAACCAAATGCATGAAAATTACTTTCTTTGTCCGTTTAGACTGACATAGGCCTAGTTGCACCAGAAGCCACGGACTGCTATTGCAGTACCTTCCGGATAACCCAGCACATAATCAGCAATAGGAGTTAGAAGAGGTTCCAAATGTTGGGAGTTAGGGACTCTCAGCTAATGAAAgggggtgtgtttgtgtattttttCGAAAGTAGGCGGGAATTTATCCTTCAATTGCCTAAACACACTTCAGTTTTGTAATGTATCTATTATTACTATAGGCTCAAGCATGCCATTTATCAGTGTATACTGTTATCCAAACTTTAAGGAGAGACATCAATTACAGAAATTGAATGTCCTCTCTCATCAACCATATGTGGTGGCGAGTTGTAACAAGGCACTAATTGCTTTTTGAAGGGGCTTACTCAGTTTGATCAATTTGGTGTTCAAATACTTCTTTATTGTCTGTCTCTTATTTTTGCCATTCTTCCATTCACAGTGAAATGTAAATATCCTGTATTTTGCAGTAAAAGTGCTTCAAGTCACAAGTTGCTTGTCTGTTATATTGGCTGAGTCAGTGGCTGATGTTTCCTCCATATCCTTATGACTGTGTTCTAATATCTTGCTATTGTTAGTGACACAGAGAGACGAGCA contains the following coding sequences:
- the LOC129833312 gene encoding ankyrin repeat domain-containing protein 54-like, with the translated sequence MDGWSPIVATASDDERSSSEGEYTVDTGPKEAEEKEGELKINDESMDGGAAEGFGITGFGEGTVRLSCTGQTAEQELRYLHLLWEPSRVGSGSGVASSKPGKVTGCRARRQGRARRNVGPIGKDIYAVKRFREAANGNDIDTVRRLLLEDIDPCAADDKGRTALHFSSCNGNESIVQLLLSYGADPNQRDGLGNTPLHLAACTNHVPVITTLLRGGARVDALDRAGRTPLHLARSKLNILQDGDSRSIETLRGEVTQIIQMLREYLNVMGQSEARERLDHISTQLQHTRTKEQVDEVTDLLASFTSLSLQKQNLGDR